The genome window GATGTCCTGCCCTGTGCTTTTATACCACAGTTTCATACAGTACAATGTAAAAAAGCAGGGTCTATTAAATATAAGCAACCTTTAAATCaatatcatttaaataaatactaaaatttttaataattaggtaaatgttttaaagaaagcaacccaaaaaaacatgttaactGTTAtataaaacatcaaaacacacaagCTCTGCTAAAAAACAACCGGCTTAAATCACAACCATGACTCAGATTACCTGACAACAGGTCAATAATTAGGAATATCTCAGAGAGGCTGAGAGTCACCTCAACTGCGTGGGCTGATAATATAAGACTAGTGTTTCTCATTGTACGATTCTAAACAAAGTCAGTATCTGCAGTTTATGAAACTATTAACTGACTCCAATCATTTAGAGACATTATTGTTTGAAAGCCAATAATGAAGAGCTGCGATCATCACCTCTTCAGGTGGTACTGAACCCGTTGTCCtccacacatttatttaaaggGGCACCGATTATCCAGCAAACTCTTTTGATTGCTCAAATCAATTTCAGATAGGGATCACGCAATGAAATTGGGGGTGAATGGGATTGAATTGGTTGGACAGCATTAAAACCATGGAATCCATTATACTAGTCACACAGCTAAGATTATGAGTAAATagtctatatctatctatagtAAAAACACCCCCACAGGATGCACACTCCTCCCTAGGAAGCTCGTAGGTTTTGTATTTCATATGTAGGATTACTTCCTGTTCACATctgttcaaagtaaaaaaatTCATACAAACAGGAAGCGGGAAAATCATTTGGTGATTATTTTTAATCacgtgttttattgtttgatttGCGGGAACATTATAGTGACAACTCAGTCAATATTATATTAGCATGTAGGTTGAGCTGACGTATTTATTGCTCAACTACAGCAGTTTTTTTAACACCTCCAAATATTACCATCCTTGATTCCATTGACCGTagctgctgtgaaacacagTCCAGCCATGTTGCTCCAACGCACCAGGCTGGCGATGAGGTAACAGTGTAACTATGACCTTCACACCCTCCATTTAATCCACTGTGTGTGCATTACTGCAATACGTTGTCCGTATGATGTAGACTGGTGGGATAAAGGACAAATTACACACCAGCATATATGAGTATTTACAGTTGGAAAAGAATGGATTTATCGTCGGGGCTCAACAAAGGCGCGTCAGCCTATGGAGGAAATGGCGTGTATCCGCCATTGCTGCTCATGGCTTCTTCCACCTAgtaggcaacacacacacacacacctacaaaagcaacaaatgaCGTAGCGCCGAAGCTGCGCAAACGTCGACAGGCTCCTGTGGACGTCTTATAAAACTCCGCTTCACGTTGCCTTCGTGAAagttgttttgactgtgtttaCCACGACACGCACATATGTCCGAAGGCACTAGTTTAGTATTTTGACAAGCAATACATATTCATCCGCTTCTTCATGAGAGCCAAGAGCACGGCAGTACCCGGATGGACTGTCATGGCCGCCGTCGCTGTGGGtccacagagaggagagaaggaaggcaAATGTTTGTACCGTGTGTTTTTTTCAagctttattttcttttcatgATGTCGGACGTTGACGGGACGCCGCCTGAACTTCCATCGAGTTCATAGTAAGAAACAAGTCTTTTCCCGTAACTTTGAATGTCTTCGCGTGGGTGGGGGCTTTATTTTGGTGTAAAATAACTGGCATTAAAGTGCACAGACAATCATATTGTCGCTAAGTGGCTGACATCTTGTCAGCGTATCGAGGCACAAATTGCCACAGATCAGTGAAACATCCTGGTGCCCCTTCTCCTTTTGTTGCTCTCTGTCCGCTGCCGTTAATTCTCCCACTGATGCAGCGATCCCCTCGCGTTTCCTAAACTTAAGCGACTGTGGAGCAAGTCGCTGAAAAGTGGAGGGGACCCATTAAATGCGTGTGCTGGATTGCACCGTGTCGCTAACCCGCAGCCTCCTGGCAACACGCTGTTGCCACTTCGATCGCCGTGATCTTACTGAGGCTCAGTGCAACTGCAATTTGGAGACGATGCAACTTTTCCTCTCATCTGCGAGCCTCATTTATTCGTCCCGTGCAGATGTGCGTGGGCCCGGAGCAGCCCACTGTACCTGCGTGCAGCCCAGGTGCCCCCCGCTGCGTGGACGCCGGTCCTGCTCACATTTGTCCCAATCCAAGTTGCATGTGTGCAGTTTTATTAGACATATCAGAAACTATAAATGCTGTGATCTGTGTAGTGGAATTTGATTTGTTGGGTATAATTCCCATTGTGTTTGCAAACGTGCTGTAGATGGATGATTTGAGCCAGTGAAGGTGTTTGTGAGGGCGTTGTTGCCAAACATGAACATTTCCCACAGAAGTGAAGCTGGTTCAGATAATTCATGAAATCATGGCAGCCATTTTTCTCCAACATGGCTTCCTCTGATCCACAGTGTTGACAGCTGACTGAGGCACTCGCAGTTCCTGCTGATGTATAGTAATACTTTAGGAGCATCGTGTTTTATTGAGGTGCTAATAACAAGCACCCTTCTAATAATGGAACCAGCCTCATCTATTTAGTTCAATGTTGGATATGAATGacattatttattcagtttGACTGAAGATGCAGAACCTGTTGGAATCACTGTTTGTCGAATGATGTCAATGCCATTTAGAGGagtaacattttgttttaatgagTTTCTGCAACACATCACTCCACATATGAAGTTATTATATTTTAACCACATGCTGGGTGATGTACCAATCAGATTATCTAATTGATAACAGTGCAGGAACAGTTTACCCTAATtgataattgtttaattaattgCAGCCTTTAATGAAGCTTAATGCAGTTTATATCTGCAACAATACCTCAGATGCAGCCACAAGCTGCTCAAATGCTCTGTGTGTTTGGTAGGACATGCCTTTGTGGTCAGTTATTCCCTGTGTTGATGAGCTGCAGAATCCTTTTCACTGATGCATTCCACCATTTTAAGAGTGTGCACAGCTCTGAACCCAAATATCCCAAATATCTATGACCTTCCAGCTAAGAAAAGATGCCGGGCACCTGGCTTAGTAACGAAGCCAAATGGcctctgcttttgtttgtttttagcaaCTCAAGAAGTGCTGCTCATGCTTTATTAAAGGTGATGATTTAAATAGTCATGTTATTAATCAGTTTCTGTGGTTGAAGAATTATGACCCTGAAGGCACTGGGTTGAATTTGTTATTGTGTACACAGCCTCTCACTGAAATTTGCAAAGGTAACTGTGGAGGCACCAAAATGTAGAGGAATCTTCACTAATCTGTTGATGTTGTCATATTTATTAGTAAGTCTTTATTACAAGTTTATTTAAACCTTTGACCGTTCTCTCTAATCTCCTTAATTGTTTAACACTTAAATATCTGGACCAAGTGATGGAGAGCTTCAGGCACTGAATGCTAAATTTCTAAATATGTAGATGTAACTTGGTTTCATCCACTGCGTGAGAGGTGGAAaactcacacactctccacaAACCTTCTTTCAAACTATAAATTCAAATGTATTTCAACAGGAAGTTCAAATGTATTACTTGACGTCTAAATGTTCTAATTTTCTCTCTTTGTCATATAGGTATATTGTCCACACTACAGGTTCCTCTCCTCAGTTTTGACAAGGAATACAGGTAACAATAAAGCTAAAATGTATCTCTATATATTGAGTTTTATTTTAACCTTGCTGTTTGGCTTGATTTGTAGAAGCTATTTTTTTTAGTTAGACTACATGTTCATTACATGTAGTATGTTTTTAGTTAGACTACATGTTAATTGAACAATAATCATCATAATGACATATAAATTATAATGACAACATCATGATGATTGATGTAGTGTTTCTTTTTGTAAGCATTAGCACAAGTAAAATTTTGATATTCTATTACgaatttaatttatataatagaactagaatatatatataatatagttttgaaaaaataaaatagcatTTTTTTTGCTCATATGTTAACAACATACAAAATGTTTGATTCTTTTCCAGCTTTCTGCAGATCACCAGCTATGGAAGAAGATCTCACAATACCTCATGACTCAGTCAAAAACGGCAGCATTTCAGTAATAGAGGATGAAAAGGACAAGGTAAAAGACTTTGTATATAAACACATCAGAGAAGGGCCAGATGGGTCTCTCTTCAATAATCCAGAAGAAGCTACCATTAAGGAATATGGAAGTCCTACTAAGAAAGATAAGCCAagtatactatactataaagCTCCATGTAaaagccagcagggggcagtttTTTCTGGAAAGATTTTGAGTTTTGGATGCTCTGTATGTAAGGACACTTCCACATACAGTCCAAATGATCTCCTGAAGCATTTTCAAGTGGCCCATAAAGGAACTCTTCCTACATACCCTTGTGAACTTTGTGGTTTTGCTGCAAATGAGTTTTCTGCTCTTCAGCGGCATCGGATcgagcacagaaacacactggtTAAATGTGAACTGTGCAATGACGATGTCCAGTACTCGCTGCTTTTGCTTACAAGACACTACATTATGTCTCACAGCCTAAACGGACAATTTAACTGTGACTGGTGTGACTTTACAACCGTGGACGCAGGGACGTTTGTCCAGCACATCCATCACCACAACGAGAGTCCGTGGAAGTGTTCAAAATGCAGACATATTAGCTTGAATGACGAGGATCATCAGAAGCATTTGAAAGGTCACTCTGGTACATTCCCTTTCACATGTCAAATATGTGGATATGGTGCAGCAAGGACTGAGTACCTGAAAAAGCACTCTGCTGCGGTTCACAAGGAGGAGactgaaaggaggaggataTCGAAGCTAAACTGTCTTTCTGGGAGTTTACCAAACCAAAATGGAAGGCTAATCAAACCAGACCTGTCTTTAGACGAGACACCCCACTTGGTGGATGGGAATGTAGTAAAAAAGTTTAACAAAGCTAGGATCAGAAGTTCTCATAATACAGAGCAGTCAGCGTCTGTGATGCTACAGGAATGTGACAACGGTGCAAGCGGTGATGCTGGAAGTCACACCAACCCTAATGGCCTGACTGTTCTGATGGTCAAGAACAaaatctctctccctcccaaCTGTACAACCAAAGTGATGGGATTCAAGATGGTTGATGGCAAAAAGCATTTAGTTCTCAAAGTAATTCCAGCAGGGAAGCAAGATTCATCCACACAGAACCATTCCTCCATAGAAGAGCTGGGCTTGTTGGCATCAAAAGCTTTGCTGGAGAAAAGCAAAGTGTCTGTGGAGAATGGGGAGTGCTCCGACAGCAGGAGCTCGTCATCACATTGCTTTGCCGTTTCTCCAAGAAGTGCAGCTTGCATACAGCTGGATCAAGATGAAATTATGGCAGTCAAAGTTAAGCTTGAGGAGGAAGAAACAGCTGTTTGCGACCTTGATTCCCCCCCACACAGAGAGGACATCGGGGAACAAACCGATGGATCTTTAACCTGTTCAGATATGTCATTTCCCGTGACAGATGAATTTGATCACATCAGCGACCAAAGTCCCCCAAGTCAAACCTCTTCAGAGAGAAGTGTGTTTGACAATAATTCTGATGGCTCTAAAGCCAGTTATGTGTCAAGTTTAGGTAAAGTTACTGGTTCATCTAAAACTTTAAACGTTGTTCAGGAAACGTCGCTTTCCAGATCAGCTGCAGAGAACTGTGAGGCTGAAGATGAGTTTTTGACTGATCGAGTGGCAGACAAAAACGACAACAAAAGGAACTTTCCTTTTGGCACCAGAGGAAATAAAGACCAATCATCTCAGAGTACTCCAGAAAAGCCAAACAGGGATGGGACTGATATCGAACCTAAAAATAGTAAGCTGACTTTCGAAAAGCTTTTGAAAAGTGCAACTCCCCTCTCAGAGTCCTCCGTCCCCACTTTAGATAGCCACAAAGAGACTGCTATGGGCTCTGAAAACTGCATACACAATTCACCAAATCAAGAAGTGTTTTCCTTTCATAACTATTCAAAGGAAAATTTCAGCACTTCACCTAACACTACGCAAAACTATGACAATATGTCTGAACACTCACCTGACAACAAAAGTATTT of Betta splendens chromosome 19, fBetSpl5.4, whole genome shotgun sequence contains these proteins:
- the si:ch211-214e3.5 gene encoding zinc finger protein 518A, whose translation is MEEDLTIPHDSVKNGSISVIEDEKDKVKDFVYKHIREGPDGSLFNNPEEATIKEYGSPTKKDKPSILYYKAPCKSQQGAVFSGKILSFGCSVCKDTSTYSPNDLLKHFQVAHKGTLPTYPCELCGFAANEFSALQRHRIEHRNTLVKCELCNDDVQYSLLLLTRHYIMSHSLNGQFNCDWCDFTTVDAGTFVQHIHHHNESPWKCSKCRHISLNDEDHQKHLKGHSGTFPFTCQICGYGAARTEYLKKHSAAVHKEETERRRISKLNCLSGSLPNQNGRLIKPDLSLDETPHLVDGNVVKKFNKARIRSSHNTEQSASVMLQECDNGASGDAGSHTNPNGLTVLMVKNKISLPPNCTTKVMGFKMVDGKKHLVLKVIPAGKQDSSTQNHSSIEELGLLASKALLEKSKVSVENGECSDSRSSSSHCFAVSPRSAACIQLDQDEIMAVKVKLEEEETAVCDLDSPPHREDIGEQTDGSLTCSDMSFPVTDEFDHISDQSPPSQTSSERSVFDNNSDGSKASYVSSLGKVTGSSKTLNVVQETSLSRSAAENCEAEDEFLTDRVADKNDNKRNFPFGTRGNKDQSSQSTPEKPNRDGTDIEPKNSKLTFEKLLKSATPLSESSVPTLDSHKETAMGSENCIHNSPNQEVFSFHNYSKENFSTSPNTTQNYDNMSEHSPDNKSICDSSNFNLTLAESPELFTESVNEDSTQENNQESIRKVSATEIEVDECVASVHDSANEDENSESVFQDFNIIKVEEENIPISKNPPDARSNSAGLGSFVSEHSDAIVNQQLNKERKESVCGSSDSLKQTKTTTKLRILQLPDGKQPVLLRTAENRFTMPLQVKSTPGFKLITSSSNPQINVSYMKPGIEKLCNLKGAGLSPSNLRLGVSVPKAGPTEKKGTTLLSTVQPSVSSTSNHYLINRPGFKGPVLLSSTPHSANADKTAKTQSTCYLVQRSVPLVQNPSNPAVKLAGAQLPVNSRPVLAMPVSSADKPGPLQPGRQAFLLRYITPPKSGLLLNKSGKPVTQCSQIGENTANKVIFKIVTPTSSLLTSSASTSNSHPLFLATRPQTQCFLVSSNKTNANATSGIKKLITIQNTAQKDVTDSNISPAQMNVKVTAGEAEKPALAPRPIRPPSQRKRRRKQLFDELPSTIHKARRLSNKALTEKETPVLWKPTAKEVERTLRLSPFASSQQIKYPRRYQPVVVLNHPDADIPEVANIMKVVNRNKGAVTKVSLSQKTIQALSELDALEKNSSTKCSPSHSSDIRPRPVQSSVRERFLLTLKLRKKSRKKYEVVDTLPGCGQDSVVFDCWFCGRLFKSQEDWIGHGQRHLMEATRDWNKLF